A window of Auraticoccus monumenti contains these coding sequences:
- the upp gene encoding uracil phosphoribosyltransferase — translation MELCVVDHPLVAHKLTMLRDRGTNSPTFRRLTEELVTLLAYEATRDVRVRAVQIETPVATMTGTALTDPRPLVVPILRAGLGMLEGMTRLMPTAEVGFVGMARNEETLQPVTYAERLPDDLSGRQCYVLDPMLATGGSLAGTIEFLVRRGADHITCICLLAAPEGVQHLREVLADLQVPCTLVVAAIDERLNEVGYIVPGLGDAGDRLYGLAQ, via the coding sequence GTGGAACTCTGCGTCGTCGACCACCCGCTGGTGGCCCACAAGCTCACGATGCTGCGGGACCGGGGGACGAACTCCCCCACCTTCCGGCGGCTGACCGAGGAGCTGGTGACCCTGCTGGCCTACGAGGCCACCCGGGACGTCCGGGTCCGGGCGGTGCAGATCGAGACGCCGGTGGCCACCATGACCGGCACCGCGCTGACCGACCCGCGCCCGCTGGTGGTGCCGATCCTGCGCGCCGGGCTGGGCATGCTGGAGGGGATGACCCGGCTGATGCCCACCGCCGAGGTCGGCTTCGTCGGGATGGCCCGCAACGAGGAGACCCTGCAGCCGGTCACCTACGCCGAGCGGCTGCCCGACGACCTCTCCGGGCGGCAGTGCTACGTGCTGGACCCGATGCTGGCCACCGGCGGCTCCCTGGCCGGGACGATCGAGTTCCTGGTCCGCCGCGGTGCGGACCACATCACCTGCATCTGCCTGCTGGCCGCCCCCGAGGGGGTGCAGCACCTGCGTGAGGTGCTGGCCGACCTGCAGGTCCCCTGCACGCTGGTGGTGGCCGCGATCGACGAGCGCCTCAACGAGGTGGGCTACATCGTCCCCGGTCTCGGCGACGCCGGCGACCGCCTCTACGGTCTGGCCCAGTAG
- a CDS encoding LacI family DNA-binding transcriptional regulator: MIPHERHTLILRQIELHGMVITAELAVGHGVSAMTVRRDLEELERRGLLRRVHGGAVARSSSAATAWRHRRPVATIGMVVPSADYYFPGVVRGARAAAGQLGVRLVLGVSDYSTDREVEQVRRLLDNGVDGLLVTPSQSFDQDRTTYRLLAQQDVPAVVVERSLEGADPGMPIGGVRSDHAHGAELAVRHLLDRGHTRVAVAWRAGPTAGPVLAGVRRAMAALCPDGETTDVAIPADGTPATEQRARLEGVLDDLLAGGYRAVVVLPDQAAMSLVDIALARGLRVPGDLALIGYDDEFAGLAGVPLTAVAPPKFDVGHTALRTCFDRLRARAVSTTLTRVALLPTLAVRDST; this comes from the coding sequence GTGATCCCGCACGAGCGCCACACCCTGATCCTGCGCCAGATCGAGCTGCACGGGATGGTCATCACCGCCGAGCTCGCGGTCGGCCACGGCGTCTCCGCCATGACCGTGCGCCGCGACCTGGAGGAGCTGGAGCGGCGGGGGCTGCTGCGCCGGGTGCACGGCGGCGCGGTCGCCCGCAGCTCGTCAGCGGCCACCGCCTGGCGGCACCGGCGGCCGGTCGCGACGATCGGCATGGTGGTGCCCTCAGCGGACTACTACTTCCCGGGTGTGGTGCGGGGAGCCCGGGCGGCGGCCGGGCAGCTGGGGGTGCGGCTGGTGCTCGGCGTCTCGGACTACTCCACCGACCGCGAGGTCGAGCAGGTCCGACGGCTCCTCGACAACGGGGTCGACGGGCTGCTGGTGACGCCGAGCCAGTCCTTCGACCAGGACCGCACCACCTACCGGCTGCTGGCCCAGCAGGACGTCCCCGCCGTCGTCGTCGAGCGGTCGCTGGAGGGGGCCGACCCGGGGATGCCGATCGGGGGCGTCCGCAGCGACCACGCCCACGGCGCCGAGCTGGCGGTCCGTCACCTCCTCGACCGTGGCCACACCCGGGTCGCCGTCGCGTGGCGGGCCGGACCGACCGCCGGCCCCGTGCTCGCCGGCGTCCGGCGGGCGATGGCGGCGCTCTGCCCCGACGGGGAGACGACCGACGTCGCCATCCCCGCCGACGGCACCCCGGCCACGGAGCAGCGCGCCCGGCTGGAGGGGGTGCTCGACGACCTGCTCGCCGGGGGCTACCGGGCCGTGGTGGTGCTCCCGGACCAGGCGGCCATGTCGCTGGTCGACATCGCCCTCGCCCGGGGGCTGCGGGTGCCGGGGGACCTGGCGCTGATCGGCTACGACGACGAGTTCGCGGGGCTGGCCGGCGTCCCGCTGACCGCGGTCGCGCCACCGAAGTTCGACGTCGGGCACACCGCGCTGCGCACCTGCTTCGACCGGCTCAGGGCCCGGGCGGTCTCCACCACGCTGACCCGGGTGGCGCTCCTGCCCACCCTCGCCGTGCGCGACTCCACCTGA
- a CDS encoding NAD-dependent epimerase/dehydratase family protein, with protein sequence MDIVVIGGTGHIGSFLVPRLVRGGHRVTTVQRGTREPYVDDAAWEDVRRVVLDRDAAEADGSFAGAVAELGARTVVDLTCFTEDSARHLLDGLVGRVEHLVHCGTLWTHGPSLLQPALEDDPHRAPVGEYGTRKLAVERLLLAQSEDGLPTTVIHPGHISGPGWPVITPLGNLDPRVWQSLAAGEPLHAPGSGAEILHHVHADDVAQLFERAVEAPEAGVGHAFHAVAAQAMTVRGFAGLAAAWWGREADLVLVGWDEFRAEVGEDHATASWEHLSRSIVGSIELGRSLLGFEPAFTAEQAAHQSVVSQVRAGTLDVPEPHPLDQQDATAR encoded by the coding sequence ATGGACATCGTGGTGATCGGCGGCACCGGGCACATCGGCTCCTTCCTGGTGCCCCGGCTGGTCAGGGGTGGTCACCGCGTGACCACCGTGCAGCGAGGGACGCGGGAGCCCTACGTCGATGACGCCGCCTGGGAGGACGTCCGCCGGGTGGTGCTGGACCGCGACGCCGCCGAGGCGGACGGCAGCTTCGCCGGTGCGGTCGCCGAGCTGGGGGCCCGGACGGTGGTCGACCTGACCTGCTTCACCGAGGATTCCGCCCGCCACCTGCTGGACGGCCTGGTCGGGCGGGTCGAGCACCTGGTCCACTGCGGGACGCTGTGGACCCACGGCCCGAGCCTGCTGCAGCCGGCGCTGGAGGACGACCCGCACCGGGCCCCGGTCGGGGAGTACGGCACCCGGAAGCTGGCGGTCGAGCGGCTGCTGCTGGCCCAGTCCGAGGACGGCCTGCCCACCACCGTCATCCACCCCGGCCACATCAGCGGTCCCGGCTGGCCGGTCATCACCCCGCTGGGCAACCTCGATCCGCGGGTCTGGCAGTCGCTGGCCGCCGGTGAGCCGCTGCACGCCCCCGGCTCCGGGGCCGAGATCCTCCACCACGTGCACGCCGACGACGTCGCCCAGCTGTTCGAGCGGGCCGTCGAGGCGCCGGAGGCCGGGGTCGGGCACGCCTTCCACGCGGTCGCCGCGCAGGCCATGACCGTCCGCGGTTTCGCGGGCCTGGCCGCCGCCTGGTGGGGCCGCGAGGCCGACCTGGTGCTGGTGGGCTGGGACGAGTTCCGGGCCGAGGTCGGTGAGGACCACGCCACCGCCAGCTGGGAGCACCTGTCGCGCAGCATCGTCGGGAGCATCGAGCTCGGACGCTCCCTGCTGGGCTTCGAGCCCGCCTTCACCGCCGAGCAGGCCGCCCACCAGTCCGTGGTCTCCCAGGTCCGGGCCGGCACCCTCGACGTCCCCGAGCCCCACCCTCTCGACCAGCAGGACGCGACCGCCCGCTAG
- a CDS encoding 1,4-dihydroxy-2-naphthoyl-CoA synthase, whose product MSAAGSGPGADRTRELPEPDWVPVPGFDLTDVTYHRSASVPAVRIAFDRPEVRNAFRPHTVDELYRVLEHARTSSDVGCVLLTGNGPSPKDGGWAFCSGGDQRIRGRSGYQYAEGEEGPDAPAPGDAAAMGRLHILEVQRLIRFMPKVVIALVNGWAAGGGHSLHVVCDLTLASREHARFKQTDADVGSFDAGYGSAYLARQVGQKLARQIFFLGDVHDAEDAYRMGMVNEVVPHDQLEAVGLDWAARICRKSPTAQRMLKYAFNAIDDGLVGQQVFAGETTRLAYMTDEAVEGRDAFLEKRDPDWSRFPYYY is encoded by the coding sequence GTGAGCGCAGCAGGATCGGGACCCGGGGCGGACCGCACGCGGGAGCTCCCCGAGCCGGACTGGGTGCCGGTGCCGGGCTTCGACCTCACCGACGTCACCTACCACCGCTCGGCCAGCGTGCCGGCGGTGCGGATCGCCTTCGACCGTCCCGAGGTGCGCAACGCCTTCCGCCCGCACACCGTCGACGAGCTGTACCGGGTGCTCGAGCACGCCCGGACCAGCTCCGACGTCGGGTGCGTGCTGCTGACCGGCAACGGCCCCTCGCCCAAGGACGGCGGCTGGGCCTTCTGCAGCGGTGGTGACCAGCGGATCCGCGGGCGCTCGGGCTACCAGTACGCCGAGGGCGAGGAGGGCCCCGACGCCCCTGCCCCCGGGGACGCGGCCGCGATGGGCCGGCTGCACATCCTGGAGGTGCAGCGGCTGATCCGCTTCATGCCCAAGGTGGTGATCGCCCTGGTCAACGGGTGGGCCGCCGGTGGTGGGCACAGCCTGCACGTGGTCTGCGACCTCACCCTGGCCAGCCGCGAGCACGCCCGCTTCAAGCAGACCGACGCCGACGTCGGTTCCTTCGACGCGGGCTACGGCTCGGCCTACCTGGCCCGTCAGGTCGGTCAGAAGCTCGCCCGCCAGATCTTCTTCCTGGGCGACGTCCACGACGCCGAGGACGCCTACCGGATGGGCATGGTGAACGAGGTCGTCCCGCACGACCAGCTCGAGGCCGTGGGCCTGGACTGGGCGGCGAGGATCTGCCGCAAGAGCCCGACCGCCCAGCGGATGCTGAAGTACGCCTTCAACGCCATCGACGACGGCCTGGTCGGGCAGCAGGTGTTCGCCGGCGAGACCACCCGGCTGGCCTACATGACCGACGAGGCGGTCGAGGGCCGTGACGCCTTCCTGGAGAAGCGCGACCCCGACTGGTCCCGCTTCCCCTACTACTACTGA
- a CDS encoding YbaB/EbfC family nucleoid-associated protein has product MTEPSARGRRTLDSDADLDHQVGQLRRRREELDRELDDHRRHLDATLEALRTVRGRGAAEDDAVVVVVDARNQVVDLQLEPRAMHLGSIARLRQALLTAHRRASADAAEQLREAGAREGDDTDPVTRLVDLMPEVVAHVGADLLAPPDRDTVDDEDGEPAERHRHHHEQHRTRSPFE; this is encoded by the coding sequence ATGACGGAGCCGTCCGCTCGGGGTCGTCGGACCCTCGACAGCGACGCCGACCTCGACCACCAGGTCGGGCAGCTGCGGCGACGTCGCGAGGAGCTCGACCGCGAGCTCGACGACCACCGCCGCCACCTGGACGCCACCCTGGAGGCGCTGCGGACGGTGCGCGGCCGCGGTGCCGCCGAGGACGACGCGGTGGTGGTCGTGGTGGACGCCCGCAACCAGGTCGTCGACCTCCAGCTCGAGCCCCGCGCCATGCACCTGGGCTCGATCGCCCGGCTCCGCCAGGCGCTGCTGACCGCGCACCGACGGGCCAGCGCCGACGCCGCCGAGCAGCTCCGCGAGGCCGGTGCCCGCGAGGGCGACGACACCGACCCGGTCACCCGGCTGGTCGACCTGATGCCGGAGGTGGTGGCCCACGTCGGAGCCGACCTGCTGGCCCCGCCCGACCGGGACACCGTCGACGACGAGGACGGCGAGCCCGCCGAGCGCCACCGGCACCACCACGAGCAGCACCGGACCCGGAGCCCCTTCGAGTGA
- a CDS encoding WXG100 family type VII secretion target — translation MITVNDHWTIPAWVWEGQFPETDEDVLDALAQTWSASADKATERGTELQRHLTRLADSHVGPAADAVQRKGQVTREWISSVAQASQTLAEGCSTAARLVVRAKEAANVVLAALQTASAQALRDPTNLLPPSKLLTELRSSQLAAAAHLRAINDALCESLAALDLDVTISPDLSVDARGSQGEHISTSTDPAVDSALSPPDPDLGVADYLPPVAPGAGGGTGGGGSGAAPGDAPGGPDGPGGPGGPGATAPGETDAAEEALRDQYRDLLHGDGPAVPDLDLDQTARDLDPEGDGIEPPLGPDGLPLPGAPDHPVVPPADDEHDAPGPLGSGRPPWGGGGPEADPGLDGEEGSSRPDDQPGHEGDDHPGHGLDDDAGSVPGRDDDHPGYDREDHRDDPLPGRGDEGPRRPLLPSVLPDLTGPSSEGSSGGGAPSQHDSPGHSPVSGSPSHGGGGGAGGGGGGAGGGGGAGGGGSWHGSVPSAPPAPSWSGPVDAPPVPSPPSSGPGTGAAGVITPEVLPAPTGSGGFGGGGAPLGGAPGPVDAPPAAGSGGAGGAGGAGGSGGSGGAVGGTGAGGGVAGGGAGGGGGLGGGAPSSAPVGGAGVSGPAVMGGAGGAAPAPAPAAGPGFGPVRETFGGGVGQPGTSVPPAGAAVGPGAAPAPGAQPAPTQPGAVVAPGQPGGSAGQPGQPAQPGQPGTQSGPGRAERVGAPQPLPPDPTAGPPGVPGSTDGPPVAALLAGAALGAAAVGLAAAFTDLRRPVASQPPRHHTPAWPPQFADAASALAVLPAGMQTALQLVLAPGQLDALLDGRQDTVAGLVHPLAQVAQLRTPAELFAVLGLGFELVGPGGVPTRVHDPGAASVDVLRFNGVRDADLLVPLAPDAPDPGLGLATAVRDHARPWNGSGQAPGSTSTQPVDELEIPAVRAVAVPHLAEAWRLHADGHAEHLATWSARSGTWSGTRSPAPAVLPGRRLDNGHYVELEDGTLHEAVVLSDRHTVLVGRGVTAPAEFHPVADGTRRTVVDNEQVVAALGVSTLSSWRGARVQLLRRLDDMLLVRYVGASRAQAASLGFVPITQGDWLPQWVPVGELAPPAEEHRSHVPPAAATQSLVAGLR, via the coding sequence GTGATCACCGTCAACGACCACTGGACCATCCCCGCGTGGGTCTGGGAGGGCCAGTTCCCCGAGACCGACGAGGACGTCCTGGACGCGCTGGCCCAGACCTGGTCCGCGTCCGCCGACAAGGCGACCGAGCGCGGCACCGAGCTGCAGCGTCACCTCACCCGGCTGGCCGACAGCCACGTCGGACCCGCCGCCGACGCCGTCCAGCGGAAAGGACAGGTCACCCGGGAGTGGATCAGCTCGGTGGCCCAGGCCAGCCAGACCCTCGCCGAGGGCTGCTCGACCGCGGCCCGGCTGGTGGTGCGGGCCAAGGAGGCGGCCAACGTGGTGCTGGCCGCCCTGCAGACGGCCTCGGCCCAGGCCCTGCGCGACCCCACCAACCTGCTGCCCCCCAGCAAGCTCCTGACCGAGCTGCGCTCCTCGCAGCTGGCCGCGGCGGCCCACCTCCGCGCCATCAACGACGCCCTCTGCGAGAGCCTGGCCGCCCTCGACCTGGACGTCACCATCTCCCCCGACCTCTCCGTGGACGCGCGCGGCTCCCAGGGGGAGCACATCAGCACCAGCACCGACCCGGCCGTCGACTCCGCGCTCAGCCCGCCCGACCCCGACCTGGGGGTCGCGGACTACCTGCCGCCAGTGGCTCCCGGAGCCGGCGGCGGCACGGGTGGCGGGGGCAGCGGCGCCGCCCCCGGGGACGCCCCCGGTGGACCCGACGGCCCGGGTGGACCCGGTGGTCCCGGGGCGACCGCGCCCGGGGAGACCGACGCGGCCGAGGAGGCGCTGCGCGACCAGTACCGCGACCTGCTCCACGGTGACGGCCCGGCCGTCCCCGACCTCGACCTGGACCAGACCGCGCGCGACCTCGACCCCGAGGGCGACGGCATCGAGCCGCCGCTGGGGCCCGACGGCCTGCCGCTCCCGGGCGCACCCGACCACCCGGTGGTGCCGCCGGCCGACGACGAGCACGACGCCCCCGGTCCCCTCGGGTCCGGCAGGCCGCCGTGGGGCGGCGGTGGGCCCGAGGCCGACCCGGGTCTCGACGGCGAGGAGGGGTCGAGCCGTCCCGACGACCAGCCCGGGCACGAGGGCGACGACCACCCCGGCCACGGACTCGACGACGACGCGGGCTCCGTCCCCGGACGCGACGACGACCACCCGGGGTACGACCGCGAGGACCACCGCGACGACCCGCTGCCCGGTCGGGGCGACGAGGGTCCGCGACGACCGCTGCTGCCCTCCGTCCTCCCCGACCTCACCGGTCCGTCGAGCGAGGGCTCGTCCGGGGGCGGCGCCCCCAGCCAGCACGACTCACCGGGGCACTCCCCCGTCAGCGGCTCGCCCTCGCACGGCGGCGGCGGCGGTGCTGGTGGTGGCGGCGGTGGTGCTGGTGGTGGCGGTGGTGCTGGTGGTGGCGGCAGCTGGCACGGCTCGGTCCCGTCCGCGCCGCCGGCCCCGAGCTGGTCGGGCCCGGTGGACGCACCACCGGTCCCCAGCCCGCCCAGCAGCGGCCCCGGAACCGGCGCCGCGGGCGTCATCACCCCCGAGGTCCTTCCGGCCCCGACCGGTTCGGGAGGGTTCGGCGGGGGCGGTGCACCGCTGGGCGGCGCGCCCGGCCCGGTGGACGCCCCTCCGGCCGCCGGGTCCGGCGGCGCCGGTGGCGCCGGTGGCGCCGGTGGTTCCGGTGGTTCCGGTGGCGCGGTGGGCGGCACCGGGGCCGGCGGTGGTGTCGCAGGCGGAGGTGCCGGAGGAGGCGGTGGCCTGGGCGGTGGTGCCCCGTCGAGCGCCCCGGTCGGCGGCGCCGGCGTCTCGGGCCCGGCCGTGATGGGCGGGGCCGGAGGTGCCGCCCCCGCGCCCGCGCCGGCCGCCGGACCCGGGTTCGGACCCGTCCGCGAGACCTTCGGCGGCGGCGTCGGCCAGCCCGGGACGTCCGTGCCGCCGGCGGGTGCCGCGGTCGGCCCCGGCGCCGCCCCGGCACCCGGGGCCCAGCCGGCTCCGACCCAGCCCGGCGCCGTGGTCGCGCCGGGCCAGCCCGGAGGCTCCGCCGGGCAGCCCGGCCAGCCGGCCCAGCCCGGTCAGCCCGGCACGCAGTCCGGCCCGGGACGGGCCGAACGGGTCGGAGCTCCCCAGCCGCTGCCCCCCGACCCCACCGCCGGACCGCCCGGGGTCCCGGGCAGCACGGACGGTCCCCCGGTCGCCGCCCTGCTGGCCGGCGCCGCCCTGGGGGCGGCCGCGGTCGGGCTGGCGGCCGCCTTCACCGACCTGCGCCGGCCGGTGGCCTCGCAGCCGCCGCGGCACCACACCCCCGCCTGGCCACCGCAGTTCGCCGACGCCGCCTCCGCCCTGGCGGTGCTCCCTGCGGGGATGCAGACCGCGCTGCAGCTGGTGCTGGCACCCGGTCAGCTGGACGCCCTGCTGGACGGCCGGCAGGACACCGTCGCGGGGCTGGTCCACCCGCTCGCCCAGGTGGCGCAGCTGCGCACCCCGGCCGAGCTGTTCGCCGTCCTCGGTCTGGGCTTCGAGCTGGTCGGTCCGGGCGGGGTGCCGACCCGGGTGCACGACCCGGGTGCGGCCAGCGTCGACGTGCTGCGCTTCAACGGTGTCCGCGACGCCGACCTGCTCGTCCCGCTGGCCCCCGACGCCCCCGACCCGGGACTGGGGCTGGCCACCGCGGTGCGCGACCACGCCCGTCCCTGGAACGGCAGCGGCCAGGCCCCCGGCTCGACCTCGACCCAGCCGGTCGACGAGCTGGAGATCCCCGCCGTGCGCGCGGTGGCCGTCCCGCACCTGGCCGAGGCCTGGCGTCTGCACGCCGACGGCCACGCCGAGCACCTGGCCACCTGGAGCGCCCGCTCCGGCACCTGGAGCGGCACCCGGAGCCCGGCGCCCGCCGTGCTGCCCGGGCGCCGGCTGGACAACGGCCACTACGTCGAGCTCGAGGACGGCACCCTGCACGAGGCGGTCGTGCTCAGCGACCGCCACACCGTGCTGGTCGGACGCGGGGTGACCGCCCCGGCGGAGTTCCACCCGGTGGCCGACGGCACCCGCCGGACGGTGGTGGACAACGAGCAGGTGGTCGCGGCCCTCGGCGTCAGCACGCTGTCCAGCTGGCGGGGAGCCCGGGTGCAGCTGCTGCGGCGCCTGGACGACATGCTGCTGGTCCGCTACGTCGGCGCCAGCCGCGCCCAGGCGGCCTCGCTCGGGTTCGTGCCGATCACCCAGGGCGACTGGCTGCCCCAGTGGGTCCCGGTCGGGGAGCTGGCACCTCCCGCGGAGGAGCACCGCAGCCACGTCCCGCCGGCTGCGGCGACGCAGTCACTGGTCGCGGGGCTGCGCTGA
- a CDS encoding DedA family protein, whose protein sequence is MSLDPTTWGWPFPATVAAFFVVVVLRAGGTYWAGRLVRRGADRGRVAALLARPGYRRAERWVDRWGAPAVTLSFLTVGVQTMVNLAAGVTRMSQWRYLPALAVGSLLWALIYAGVGFVGLSALRLLWDRSPWWAAGALVLLLALLTGFWWRQRRRTDPVPLPVSAQPRDQ, encoded by the coding sequence ATGAGCCTGGACCCGACCACCTGGGGATGGCCGTTCCCGGCGACGGTCGCGGCCTTCTTCGTGGTCGTGGTGCTCCGGGCCGGGGGCACCTACTGGGCCGGGCGGCTGGTCCGCCGCGGCGCGGACCGGGGCCGGGTCGCCGCCCTGCTGGCCCGTCCCGGGTACCGGCGTGCGGAGCGGTGGGTCGACCGTTGGGGCGCCCCGGCGGTGACGCTCTCCTTCCTGACCGTCGGCGTCCAGACGATGGTGAACCTGGCGGCCGGGGTGACCCGGATGTCGCAGTGGCGCTACCTCCCGGCGCTGGCCGTCGGCTCCCTGCTGTGGGCGCTGATCTACGCCGGGGTGGGGTTCGTCGGTCTCAGCGCGCTGCGGCTGCTGTGGGACCGCTCGCCCTGGTGGGCCGCCGGTGCCCTGGTGCTGCTGCTGGCGCTGCTGACCGGTTTCTGGTGGCGCCAGCGACGACGCACCGACCCGGTTCCCCTCCCCGTCTCAGCGCAGCCCCGCGACCAGTGA
- a CDS encoding GNAT family N-acetyltransferase: MDYDLRAQPARATTDADGRSVPDASTERWFQAVAQGFHDARMRPRGLDVAVRAAAADGATLRGAYLTDPPPLDLDPHTPVATFISFDKTLNVGGGRLLPLHMITDVTVRPTHRRRGLLRQMMTTDLTEARDAGLPMAALTVSEGSIYGRFGFGAATWLRHISLDTSRRFGLRDEASGRVEMVDPHACADVVRDVFERFHARERGSVDRPSWYPEWVTGRYDPTSDEPDQRRRAAVHHDGSGTVDGYVSYRVEQDGQGPRQLAIQDLVTASDDAYLGLWQFLAAVDLVENVTFSRAPMEDPLEFALADPRLYSVTRLEDVIWLRVLDVVAALEAREWVQDGSVLLGVRDAMGMAEGTFRVEVRDRRAEVTRSDREPEVVLDVTTLGSLYLGGVTVRTLRRSNRFEGTPDALDRFARLMELPTRPYCVTRY; encoded by the coding sequence GTGGACTACGACCTCAGAGCCCAGCCCGCACGAGCCACCACCGACGCCGACGGCCGCAGCGTGCCCGACGCGAGCACGGAGAGATGGTTCCAGGCCGTCGCCCAGGGCTTCCACGACGCCCGGATGCGCCCCCGGGGGCTGGACGTGGCCGTGCGCGCCGCGGCGGCCGACGGCGCGACGCTGCGCGGGGCCTACCTGACCGACCCGCCGCCGCTGGACCTCGACCCGCACACGCCGGTGGCCACCTTCATCAGCTTCGACAAGACCCTCAACGTGGGCGGCGGCCGGCTGCTGCCGCTGCACATGATCACCGACGTCACCGTCCGACCCACCCACCGCCGCCGCGGTCTGCTGCGCCAGATGATGACCACCGACCTGACCGAGGCCCGCGACGCGGGGCTGCCGATGGCCGCGCTGACCGTGAGCGAGGGCTCGATCTACGGCCGCTTCGGCTTCGGCGCCGCCACCTGGCTGCGCCACATCTCGCTGGACACCTCCCGGCGCTTCGGGCTGCGCGACGAGGCCTCCGGGCGGGTGGAGATGGTGGACCCGCACGCCTGCGCCGACGTGGTCCGCGACGTCTTCGAGCGCTTCCACGCCCGCGAGCGGGGCTCGGTGGACCGGCCGTCCTGGTACCCCGAGTGGGTGACCGGCCGCTACGACCCGACCAGCGACGAGCCCGACCAGCGCCGGCGCGCGGCGGTGCACCACGACGGCTCGGGCACCGTCGACGGCTACGTCAGCTACCGGGTCGAGCAGGACGGCCAGGGCCCGCGCCAGCTGGCCATCCAGGACCTGGTCACGGCCAGCGACGACGCCTACCTCGGGCTGTGGCAGTTCCTGGCCGCGGTCGACCTGGTCGAGAACGTCACCTTCTCCCGGGCCCCGATGGAGGACCCGCTGGAGTTCGCGCTGGCCGACCCCCGGCTGTACTCGGTCACCCGGCTGGAGGACGTCATCTGGCTGCGGGTGCTGGACGTCGTCGCGGCCCTGGAGGCCCGGGAGTGGGTGCAGGACGGCTCCGTGCTGCTCGGCGTCCGCGACGCCATGGGCATGGCCGAGGGCACCTTCCGGGTCGAGGTGCGCGACCGCCGGGCCGAGGTCACCCGCAGCGACCGGGAGCCGGAGGTGGTGCTGGACGTCACCACGCTGGGCTCGCTCTACCTGGGCGGCGTCACGGTCCGCACCCTGCGTCGCTCCAACCGGTTCGAGGGCACCCCCGACGCCCTGGACCGCTTCGCCCGGCTGATGGAGCTGCCCACCCGGCCGTACTGCGTCACCCGCTACTGA
- a CDS encoding MurR/RpiR family transcriptional regulator, which produces MTKQTGTPGAGEAVSVTSRIQHALPEMSAAMVKIATFLLQHPRTPLEYSILELAEETGTSAATVTRFCRLIGFSGYVPFRVAIASDVGRDSAASWQSDIGQEFRPEDPPTTVLSTLISAHTRSLQQTASQLDLDLLSLVATRIATCRHFDIYGIGGSAVMAAELEARLYRIGISCHHWVELHAGLTSAALQDAECVALAISNTGRTESTIQMLQQARTAGALTVALTNNPSSPVAAAADLTITTSAFGRFLQPDDLAAKHVQLLVIDLLYLLVAQQNYSRATTTLAATALAVSPHRRAPRAVRASARREERHPRPPHQFPAGPQDRLTHEFSEITTEGRNT; this is translated from the coding sequence GTGACGAAGCAGACGGGCACCCCCGGCGCCGGGGAGGCCGTCAGCGTGACCAGCCGCATCCAGCACGCGCTGCCGGAGATGTCGGCCGCCATGGTCAAGATCGCCACCTTCCTGCTGCAGCACCCGCGCACCCCGCTGGAGTACTCCATCCTCGAGCTGGCCGAGGAGACCGGGACGTCGGCGGCCACGGTCACCCGCTTCTGCCGGCTGATCGGCTTCTCCGGCTACGTCCCCTTCCGGGTGGCCATCGCCTCCGACGTCGGCCGCGACAGCGCCGCCTCCTGGCAGAGCGACATCGGCCAGGAGTTCCGCCCGGAGGATCCGCCGACCACCGTGCTCAGCACCCTGATCAGCGCCCACACCCGCTCCCTGCAGCAGACCGCCAGCCAGCTCGACCTCGACCTGCTCTCGCTGGTGGCCACCCGGATCGCCACCTGCCGGCACTTCGACATCTACGGCATCGGCGGCAGCGCCGTGATGGCGGCCGAGCTCGAGGCCCGCCTCTACCGGATCGGGATCAGCTGCCACCACTGGGTCGAGCTGCACGCCGGGCTGACCAGCGCCGCCCTGCAGGACGCCGAGTGCGTCGCGCTGGCCATCTCCAACACCGGCCGCACCGAGTCCACCATCCAGATGCTGCAGCAGGCCCGGACGGCCGGCGCGCTGACGGTGGCGCTCACCAACAACCCCAGCTCCCCGGTCGCGGCGGCCGCCGACCTGACCATCACCACCTCGGCCTTCGGACGCTTCCTGCAGCCCGACGACCTGGCGGCCAAGCACGTCCAGCTGCTGGTGATCGACCTGCTGTACCTGCTGGTCGCCCAGCAGAACTACAGCCGGGCCACCACCACCCTGGCGGCCACCGCGCTCGCCGTCTCCCCCCACCGCCGCGCCCCGCGCGCCGTCCGCGCCTCCGCGCGACGCGAGGAGCGGCACCCACGACCACCCCATCAGTTCCCAGCCGGGCCGCAGGACCGGTTGACGCACGAGTTCAGCGAAATCACAACGGAAGGCAGAAACACATGA